One window of Strigops habroptila isolate Jane chromosome Z, bStrHab1.2.pri, whole genome shotgun sequence genomic DNA carries:
- the LOC115619627 gene encoding receptor-interacting serine/threonine-protein kinase 2-like isoform X2, with protein MAKSLPVVAQEDLDSFTLTRTDSGFALKAFHISWNTHISVKLLTSQDSTEREWKLLLQDIASVRCYESEHLLPPLGIYQYHGLVGIVTEWMNNGSLHSLINEHQLYPELPLPLLIRILSDVAEGLHHLHSLGPAFCHCSLKPSNVLLDTQYRAKISDYGLINWRKQQLRSDLQNCNQRTCQDLVYFPPEILEGGLPSQEGDIYSFGILCWESLSRRKPFEGQTTLLEVPTGICSSLRPGISEKFIPSNLPERNRLLHLIALCWHQEPDYRPRTAECVDLLNGILTSINKEAISTAIYNLMDAKETALNACKGSEIYTLQTGICNSEVICPHKNPHLISKKIPFIVPSLSTILLDRSTNNARRENILETGLLNTIPQNATTKKDHPGSDSRKSNSFCTIPLSGSTASKESSEHNDPAVALKHRAQPLHLEQAVTGPRRKGNCCQILACQRQTILNCMTEGRLNHILDVLRSQQMLSRMDYETITSYPTVTGRARALLDTCLCLGERAAQVVVTVLSVTKCSPLGQGSHYSDCPAKGNRLTL; from the exons ATGGCTAAATCATTACCTGTGGTAGCCCAGGAAGATTTGGATAGCTTTACCTTGACCAGGACAGACTCAGGCTTTGCACTCAaagcttttcatatttcttgGAACACTCACATCTCTGTGAAGCTGCTGACCAGCCAGGACTCTACAGAGAG GGAGTGGAAGTTGCTACTTCAGGATATAGCAAGTGTCAGATGCTATGAGTCTGAACATCTTCTGCCTCCTCTTGGGATTTACCAGTACCATGGACTCGTGGGGATAGTGACTGAATGGATGAACAATGGATCCCTCCACTCGCTCATCAATGAG CACCAACTGTACCCAGAACTTCCGTTACCCTTACTCATAAGGATCCTGTCGGATGTGGCTGAAGGGCTGCATCACCTTCACAGTCTTGGACCTGCTTTCTGCCACTGCAGCCTGAAACCTTCCAATGTGCTTTTGGATACACAGTACAGAGCCAAG ATATCAGATTATGGTCTAATCAACTGGAGGAAACAGCAACTGAGGTCAGACCTGCAGAACTGCAATCAGAGAACCTGCCAGGATTTAGTGTACTTCCCTCCTGAAATCCTTGAAGGAGGCCTTCCTTCCCAGGAAGGTGATATTTACAG ttttgGAATACTGTGCTGGGAGAGCCTAAGCAGACGAAAACCTTTTGAAG GTCAAACAACCCTCCTGGAAGTTCCAACAGGAATCTGCAGTAGTTTACGGCCTGGCATTTCAGAGAAGTTTATACCAAGCAATTTGCCTGAGAGGAATAGACTGTTGCACCTTATTGCTCTGTGCTGGCATCAAGAACCAGATTATAGACCACGTACTGCCG AATGTGTAGACCTTCTAAATGGAATTTTGACCAGTATAAATAAGGAAGCAATTTCCACTGCAATCTACAATCTGATGGATGCAAAG GAGACAGCACTTAATGCATGCAAAGGTTCAGAAATATACACATTGCAGACAGGCATATGCAATTCAGAG GTCATCTGTCCACATAAAAACCCCCACTTAATCAGCAAGAAAATTCCTTTTATAGTGCCAAGCTTGTCAACTATTCTACTTGATAGAAGTACAAACAatgcaagaagagaaaatattctggaGACGGGTCTGTTGAATACTATCCCACAGAATGCAACAACAAAGAAAG ATCACCCAGGCTCTGACAGTAGAAAATCAAATTCCTTTTGCACGATTCCCTTATCTGGTTCAACTGCaagcaaagaaagcagtgaGCATAATGACCCAGCAGTGGCTCTGAAGCACAGAGCACAACCTTTACATCTTGAACAAGCAGTGACAG GTCCTCGCCGCAAAGGAAACTGCTGTCAAATACTAGCCTGCCAGAGACAGACCATACTGAACTGCATGACAGAAGGACGCCTCAACCACATCCTTGATGTCCTTCGCTCACAGCAAATGTTGTCCCGAATGGATTATGAAACAATTACCTCTTACCCCACAGTGACTGGCCGTGCTCGGGCATTGTTGGACACTTGCCTTTGCCTTGGAGAGAGGGCAGCCCAGGTGGTAGTGACTGTACTTTCAGTGACCAAATGTAGTCCTCTGGGACAAGGCAGCCATTACTCAGACTGTCCTGCTAAGGGGAACAGGCTCACgttgtga
- the LOC115619627 gene encoding receptor-interacting serine/threonine-protein kinase 2-like isoform X1 yields MAKSLPVVAQEDLDSFTLTRTDSGFALKAFHISWNTHISVKLLTSQDSTEREWKLLLQDIASVRCYESEHLLPPLGIYQYHGLVGIVTEWMNNGSLHSLINEHQLYPELPLPLLIRILSDVAEGLHHLHSLGPAFCHCSLKPSNVLLDTQYRAKISDYGLINWRKQQLRSDLQNCNQRTCQDLVYFPPEILEGGLPSQEGDIYSFGILCWESLSRRKPFEGQTTLLEVPTGICSSLRPGISEKFIPSNLPERNRLLHLIALCWHQEPDYRPRTAECVDLLNGILTSINKEAISTAIYNLMDAKETALNACKGSEIYTLQTGICNSEVICPHKNPHLISKKIPFIVPSLSTILLDRSTNNARRENILETGLLNTIPQNATTKKGLYLETHSDHPGSDSRKSNSFCTIPLSGSTASKESSEHNDPAVALKHRAQPLHLEQAVTGPRRKGNCCQILACQRQTILNCMTEGRLNHILDVLRSQQMLSRMDYETITSYPTVTGRARALLDTCLCLGERAAQVVVTVLSVTKCSPLGQGSHYSDCPAKGNRLTL; encoded by the exons ATGGCTAAATCATTACCTGTGGTAGCCCAGGAAGATTTGGATAGCTTTACCTTGACCAGGACAGACTCAGGCTTTGCACTCAaagcttttcatatttcttgGAACACTCACATCTCTGTGAAGCTGCTGACCAGCCAGGACTCTACAGAGAG GGAGTGGAAGTTGCTACTTCAGGATATAGCAAGTGTCAGATGCTATGAGTCTGAACATCTTCTGCCTCCTCTTGGGATTTACCAGTACCATGGACTCGTGGGGATAGTGACTGAATGGATGAACAATGGATCCCTCCACTCGCTCATCAATGAG CACCAACTGTACCCAGAACTTCCGTTACCCTTACTCATAAGGATCCTGTCGGATGTGGCTGAAGGGCTGCATCACCTTCACAGTCTTGGACCTGCTTTCTGCCACTGCAGCCTGAAACCTTCCAATGTGCTTTTGGATACACAGTACAGAGCCAAG ATATCAGATTATGGTCTAATCAACTGGAGGAAACAGCAACTGAGGTCAGACCTGCAGAACTGCAATCAGAGAACCTGCCAGGATTTAGTGTACTTCCCTCCTGAAATCCTTGAAGGAGGCCTTCCTTCCCAGGAAGGTGATATTTACAG ttttgGAATACTGTGCTGGGAGAGCCTAAGCAGACGAAAACCTTTTGAAG GTCAAACAACCCTCCTGGAAGTTCCAACAGGAATCTGCAGTAGTTTACGGCCTGGCATTTCAGAGAAGTTTATACCAAGCAATTTGCCTGAGAGGAATAGACTGTTGCACCTTATTGCTCTGTGCTGGCATCAAGAACCAGATTATAGACCACGTACTGCCG AATGTGTAGACCTTCTAAATGGAATTTTGACCAGTATAAATAAGGAAGCAATTTCCACTGCAATCTACAATCTGATGGATGCAAAG GAGACAGCACTTAATGCATGCAAAGGTTCAGAAATATACACATTGCAGACAGGCATATGCAATTCAGAG GTCATCTGTCCACATAAAAACCCCCACTTAATCAGCAAGAAAATTCCTTTTATAGTGCCAAGCTTGTCAACTATTCTACTTGATAGAAGTACAAACAatgcaagaagagaaaatattctggaGACGGGTCTGTTGAATACTATCCCACAGAATGCAACAACAAAGAAAGGTCTCTACCTTGAAACACATTCAG ATCACCCAGGCTCTGACAGTAGAAAATCAAATTCCTTTTGCACGATTCCCTTATCTGGTTCAACTGCaagcaaagaaagcagtgaGCATAATGACCCAGCAGTGGCTCTGAAGCACAGAGCACAACCTTTACATCTTGAACAAGCAGTGACAG GTCCTCGCCGCAAAGGAAACTGCTGTCAAATACTAGCCTGCCAGAGACAGACCATACTGAACTGCATGACAGAAGGACGCCTCAACCACATCCTTGATGTCCTTCGCTCACAGCAAATGTTGTCCCGAATGGATTATGAAACAATTACCTCTTACCCCACAGTGACTGGCCGTGCTCGGGCATTGTTGGACACTTGCCTTTGCCTTGGAGAGAGGGCAGCCCAGGTGGTAGTGACTGTACTTTCAGTGACCAAATGTAGTCCTCTGGGACAAGGCAGCCATTACTCAGACTGTCCTGCTAAGGGGAACAGGCTCACgttgtga